In Citrus sinensis cultivar Valencia sweet orange chromosome 4, DVS_A1.0, whole genome shotgun sequence, one DNA window encodes the following:
- the LOC102630566 gene encoding protein DETOXIFICATION 24-like isoform X6, producing MSSATETLCGQAFGAGHYHMMGIYLQRSWLVDCVTATIMLPVFIFGTPIMNLLGQQKDIAETGGVISLWLIPFVYNFVFSLTIQMFLQAQLKNMIIGWLSTASFLLHVLMSWIFVSELDLGIAGAMGSLNISAWLNIIGLFVYIFCGWSPDTWKGFTNAAFTDILPVIKLSISSGVMICLELWYNSILVLLAGYMKNATVAISAFSICLNVSAFQLMIFLGFLGASCVRVSNELGRGNAKATKFSIKVILTISACLGVICWILCLIFGRQISYLFTTSEEIAEEVSKLSVLLSFSLLLNSVQPVLSGVAVGAGMQSTVAFVNLGSYYFVGVPTGVLLAYVANLGVTGLWIGLLGGIVIQTIILSFIIWRTDWDDQVNKASQRLNKWLLKPSEKSDRSSLNM from the exons ATGTCAAGTGCAACAGAGACATTATGTGGACAAGCATTTGGAGCAGGGCATTATCATATGATGGGAATTTACTTGCAACGATCGTGGCTAGTTGATTGTGTAACTGCTACAATAATGCTCCCCGTCTTCATCTTTGGAACACCGATCATGAATCTGCTTGGCCAGCAAAAGGATATAGCAGAAACAGGGGGGGTGATTTCTCTGTGGTTGATTCCCTTTGTTTATAACTTCGTCTTCTCCTTGACAATCCAAATGTTCTTACAAGCACAGCTCAAGAACATGATTATCGGGTGGCTATCTACTGCTTCTTTCCTGCTTCACGTGCTTATGTCCTGGATCTTTGTGAGTGAACTTGACTTAGGTATTGCTGGTGCAATGGGCTCATTAAACATTTCTGCGTGGCTAAATATCATTGGATTGTTTGTTTACATCTTCTGTGGTTGGTCCCCTGATACTTGGAAAGGTTTCACCAACGCTGCCTTTACTGACATTCTTCCTGTAATAAAGCTGTCGATATCCTCCGGGGTCATGATTTG CTTGGAGCTCTGGTACAATTCCATTCTAGTCTTATTGGCTGGGTACATGAAAAATGCAACCGTTGCCATATCTGCTTTCTCTATTTG CCTCAATGTCAGTGCATTTCAATTAATGATCTTCCTTGGCTTCCTTGGTGCCTCATG CGTGCGAGTGTCGAATGAACTCGGGAGAGGAAATGCGAAAGCCAcaaaattttccattaaagTCATACTCACTATTTCAGCCTGTCTTGGAGTGATCTGTTGGATTTTATGTTTAATCTTTGGCCGTCAGATTTCATACCTGTTTACAACTAGTGAGGAAATTGCGGAAGAAGTATCGAAACTATCTGTTCTGCTTTCTTTCTCCCTTTTGCTTAACAGCGTTCAGCCAGTACTCTCAG GGGTAGCTGTAGGTGCTGGAATGCAAAGCACGGTTGCATTTGTTAACTTGGGAAGCTATTACTTTGTTGGAGTTCCTACAGGAGTTTTGCTTGCATATGTGGCCAATCTCGGAGTTACG GGTTTATGGATTGGATTGTTGGGTGGAATTGTTATTCAAACCATTATTCTTTCCTTCATCATATGGAGGACCGATTGGGATGATCAG GTGAACAAGGCATCCCAACGTCTCAACAAATGGTTGCTGAAACCATCTGAAAAATCTGATCGAAGCTCTCTAAATATGTAG
- the LOC102613160 gene encoding protein DETOXIFICATION 24-like isoform X3, translated as MEERLLGSEAKDIDDLKGRVWKESKKLWRVAFPAMLARVSQYGMFVITQGFIGHLGEVELAAYALIQIIAVRFSNGILIGMSSATETLCGQAFGAKQYHMMGIYLQRSWIINLATGTILLPAFIFAADIFKLLGEQTDIANRAGDISLWFIGILYFFVFSLTIQKYLQAQLKNMIVGWLSAVAFAVHVALSWIFVSKLNLGIPGAMSAMIIASWFIVIGQFVYLFGGWCPNTWKGFSSAAFADLYPVLKLSISSGVMICVRVSNELGRGDAKAAKFSVKVAIATTTVIGFFFSLICLVFSRKLAHLFTSNDEVIESVTSLSVLLAFSVLLNGFQAVLSGVAVGAGRQAVVAYINIICYYFIGLPVGVLLGYVADLKVKGIWTGMLLGVVMQSLVLGYVTWKTDWDNEVKKASERLNKWLLKPSEEESNGN; from the exons ATGGAGGAGAGACTACTCGGTTCAGAAGCAAAagatattgatgatttaaaagGGAGGGTTTGGAAAGAATCGAAAAAGCTATGGAGGGTTGCATTTCCTGCAATGTTAGCTAGGGTTTCTCAGTATGGTATGTTCGTTATCACACAGGGATTTATTGGTCATCTTGGTGAGGTTGAGCTTGCAGCTTACGCGCTCATTCAAATCATAGCCGTCCGATTTTCAAATGGGATTTTG ATCGGCATGTCAAGCGCAACTGAAACTCTGTGCGGGCAAGCATTTGGAGCAAAGCAATACCACATGATGGGTATCTACTTGCAAAGATCATGGATCATAAATCTTGCTACTGGAACAATATTGCTTCCTGCGTTTATCTTCGCAGCGGATATTTTCAAACTGCTCGGAGAACAAACAGACATAGCAAACAGAGCCGGAGACATCTCACTTTGGTTCATTGGCATTCTCTATTTCTTTGTCTTCAGCTTAACGATCCAAAAGTACTTGCAAGCACAGCTCAAGAACATGATCGTCGGATGGCTTTCGGCTGTTGCATTTGCTGTTCATGTGGCCTTGTCATGGATCTTTGTGAGCAAATTGAACTTGGGGATTCCTGGTGCAATGAGTGCAATGATAATCGCAAGTTGGTTTATAGTAATTGGACAGTTTGTGTATCTCTTTGGCGGTTGGTGTCCCAATACATGGAAAGGATTCAGTTCTGCAGCTTTTGCTGATTTGTATCCTGTTTTGAAGCTCTCAATATCCTCAGGTGTAATGATTTG CGTGCGGGTTTCAAATGAACTGGGGAGAGGAGATGCTAAAGCTGCGAAATTTTCTGTAAAAGTTGCAATAGCTACCACAACTGTCattggatttttcttttccttaatCTGCTTAGTCTTCAGCCGTAAGCTAGCACATTTGTTCACAAGTAATGATGAAGTAATAGAATCCGTCACAAGCCTCTCAGTGCTGCTTGCTTTCTCGGTTTTACTCAATGGCTTTCAGGCAGTACTCTCAG GGGTGGCAGTAGGTGCTGGCCGGCAGGCTGTGGTTGCATATATTAACATCATTTGCTATTATTTCATTGGCTTACCTGTTGGCGTTCTTCTTGGATATGTGGCCGATCTCAAAGTTAAG GGTATTTGGACTGGAATGCTGCTTGGGGTAGTAATGCAATCACTCGTGCTGGGGTATGTCACCTGGAAAACCGATTGGGACAATGAg GTGAAGAAAGCATCAGAACGACTCAATAAGTGGCTCTTGAAGCCTTCTGAAGAAGAATCCAACGGCAATTAA
- the LOC102613160 gene encoding protein DETOXIFICATION 24-like isoform X2: protein MEERLLGSEAKDIDDLKGRVWKESKKLWRVAFPAMLARVSQYGMFVITQGFIGHLGEVELAAYALIQIIAVRFSNGILIGMSSATETLCGQAFGAKQYHMMGIYLQRSWIINLATGTILLPAFIFAADIFKLLGEQTDIANRAGDISLWFIGILYFFVFSLTIQKYLQAQLKNMIVGWLSAVAFAVHVALSWIFVSKLNLGIPGAMSAMIIASWFIVIGQFVYLFGGWCPNTWKGFSSAAFADLYPVLKLSISSGVMICLNIISWEFMLVFGFLAASGVRVSNELGRGDAKAAKFSVKVAIATTTVIGFFFSLICLVFSRKLAHLFTSNDEVIESVTSLSVLLAFSVLLNGFQAVLSGVAVGAGRQAVVAYINIICYYFIGLPVGVLLGYVADLKVKGIWTGMLLGVVMQSLVLGYVTWKTDWDNEVKKASERLNKWLLKPSEEESNGN from the exons ATGGAGGAGAGACTACTCGGTTCAGAAGCAAAagatattgatgatttaaaagGGAGGGTTTGGAAAGAATCGAAAAAGCTATGGAGGGTTGCATTTCCTGCAATGTTAGCTAGGGTTTCTCAGTATGGTATGTTCGTTATCACACAGGGATTTATTGGTCATCTTGGTGAGGTTGAGCTTGCAGCTTACGCGCTCATTCAAATCATAGCCGTCCGATTTTCAAATGGGATTTTG ATCGGCATGTCAAGCGCAACTGAAACTCTGTGCGGGCAAGCATTTGGAGCAAAGCAATACCACATGATGGGTATCTACTTGCAAAGATCATGGATCATAAATCTTGCTACTGGAACAATATTGCTTCCTGCGTTTATCTTCGCAGCGGATATTTTCAAACTGCTCGGAGAACAAACAGACATAGCAAACAGAGCCGGAGACATCTCACTTTGGTTCATTGGCATTCTCTATTTCTTTGTCTTCAGCTTAACGATCCAAAAGTACTTGCAAGCACAGCTCAAGAACATGATCGTCGGATGGCTTTCGGCTGTTGCATTTGCTGTTCATGTGGCCTTGTCATGGATCTTTGTGAGCAAATTGAACTTGGGGATTCCTGGTGCAATGAGTGCAATGATAATCGCAAGTTGGTTTATAGTAATTGGACAGTTTGTGTATCTCTTTGGCGGTTGGTGTCCCAATACATGGAAAGGATTCAGTTCTGCAGCTTTTGCTGATTTGTATCCTGTTTTGAAGCTCTCAATATCCTCAGGTGTAATGATTTG CCTCAATATCATATCTTGGGAATTTATGTTGGTCTTTGGCTTCCTAGCTGCCTCTGG CGTGCGGGTTTCAAATGAACTGGGGAGAGGAGATGCTAAAGCTGCGAAATTTTCTGTAAAAGTTGCAATAGCTACCACAACTGTCattggatttttcttttccttaatCTGCTTAGTCTTCAGCCGTAAGCTAGCACATTTGTTCACAAGTAATGATGAAGTAATAGAATCCGTCACAAGCCTCTCAGTGCTGCTTGCTTTCTCGGTTTTACTCAATGGCTTTCAGGCAGTACTCTCAG GGGTGGCAGTAGGTGCTGGCCGGCAGGCTGTGGTTGCATATATTAACATCATTTGCTATTATTTCATTGGCTTACCTGTTGGCGTTCTTCTTGGATATGTGGCCGATCTCAAAGTTAAG GGTATTTGGACTGGAATGCTGCTTGGGGTAGTAATGCAATCACTCGTGCTGGGGTATGTCACCTGGAAAACCGATTGGGACAATGAg GTGAAGAAAGCATCAGAACGACTCAATAAGTGGCTCTTGAAGCCTTCTGAAGAAGAATCCAACGGCAATTAA
- the LOC102613160 gene encoding protein DETOXIFICATION 24-like isoform X1, whose protein sequence is MEERLLGSEAKDIDDLKGRVWKESKKLWRVAFPAMLARVSQYGMFVITQGFIGHLGEVELAAYALIQIIAVRFSNGILIGMSSATETLCGQAFGAKQYHMMGIYLQRSWIINLATGTILLPAFIFAADIFKLLGEQTDIANRAGDISLWFIGILYFFVFSLTIQKYLQAQLKNMIVGWLSAVAFAVHVALSWIFVSKLNLGIPGAMSAMIIASWFIVIGQFVYLFGGWCPNTWKGFSSAAFADLYPVLKLSISSGVMICLEFWYNALLVLLAGYMKNATIEISSFSICLNIISWEFMLVFGFLAASGVRVSNELGRGDAKAAKFSVKVAIATTTVIGFFFSLICLVFSRKLAHLFTSNDEVIESVTSLSVLLAFSVLLNGFQAVLSGVAVGAGRQAVVAYINIICYYFIGLPVGVLLGYVADLKVKGIWTGMLLGVVMQSLVLGYVTWKTDWDNEVKKASERLNKWLLKPSEEESNGN, encoded by the exons ATGGAGGAGAGACTACTCGGTTCAGAAGCAAAagatattgatgatttaaaagGGAGGGTTTGGAAAGAATCGAAAAAGCTATGGAGGGTTGCATTTCCTGCAATGTTAGCTAGGGTTTCTCAGTATGGTATGTTCGTTATCACACAGGGATTTATTGGTCATCTTGGTGAGGTTGAGCTTGCAGCTTACGCGCTCATTCAAATCATAGCCGTCCGATTTTCAAATGGGATTTTG ATCGGCATGTCAAGCGCAACTGAAACTCTGTGCGGGCAAGCATTTGGAGCAAAGCAATACCACATGATGGGTATCTACTTGCAAAGATCATGGATCATAAATCTTGCTACTGGAACAATATTGCTTCCTGCGTTTATCTTCGCAGCGGATATTTTCAAACTGCTCGGAGAACAAACAGACATAGCAAACAGAGCCGGAGACATCTCACTTTGGTTCATTGGCATTCTCTATTTCTTTGTCTTCAGCTTAACGATCCAAAAGTACTTGCAAGCACAGCTCAAGAACATGATCGTCGGATGGCTTTCGGCTGTTGCATTTGCTGTTCATGTGGCCTTGTCATGGATCTTTGTGAGCAAATTGAACTTGGGGATTCCTGGTGCAATGAGTGCAATGATAATCGCAAGTTGGTTTATAGTAATTGGACAGTTTGTGTATCTCTTTGGCGGTTGGTGTCCCAATACATGGAAAGGATTCAGTTCTGCAGCTTTTGCTGATTTGTATCCTGTTTTGAAGCTCTCAATATCCTCAGGTGTAATGATTTG CTTAGAGTTTTGGTACAATGCTCTTCTAGTCCTATTAGCAGGATATATGAAAAATGCCACAATTGAGATTTCTTCCTTCTCCATTTg CCTCAATATCATATCTTGGGAATTTATGTTGGTCTTTGGCTTCCTAGCTGCCTCTGG CGTGCGGGTTTCAAATGAACTGGGGAGAGGAGATGCTAAAGCTGCGAAATTTTCTGTAAAAGTTGCAATAGCTACCACAACTGTCattggatttttcttttccttaatCTGCTTAGTCTTCAGCCGTAAGCTAGCACATTTGTTCACAAGTAATGATGAAGTAATAGAATCCGTCACAAGCCTCTCAGTGCTGCTTGCTTTCTCGGTTTTACTCAATGGCTTTCAGGCAGTACTCTCAG GGGTGGCAGTAGGTGCTGGCCGGCAGGCTGTGGTTGCATATATTAACATCATTTGCTATTATTTCATTGGCTTACCTGTTGGCGTTCTTCTTGGATATGTGGCCGATCTCAAAGTTAAG GGTATTTGGACTGGAATGCTGCTTGGGGTAGTAATGCAATCACTCGTGCTGGGGTATGTCACCTGGAAAACCGATTGGGACAATGAg GTGAAGAAAGCATCAGAACGACTCAATAAGTGGCTCTTGAAGCCTTCTGAAGAAGAATCCAACGGCAATTAA